The Plasmodium coatneyi strain Hackeri chromosome 11, complete sequence DNA segment AATTTGAAGAGAATGCTAAACGCCAGCACGAAGAAGGTTTTAAATTATGAGGAGGATTATCAGTTACCATCATCGGAGAGGCATGATTTGTAcaggagtaaaaaaaacggaggagGTGCAGGTGGTTTGGAAAACGGAGCAGGGACACAAATTGGAATAGCATCTACACCTTTaaggaatgaaaatgaaaGTTACGTGGGGAAAAGTTGCAGCTGCGCCAATtatgggaagaagaaagggggagTTAACGCAGCAGTAGCGGGGGGGAACAATTCCGGAGATCACCTCAAGAAGGTGGTATTGAAAAGCGAAAAGAGTGGAAAGCTGCATGAACAAGTCAAGGGTAACGGTGACCTGCGTGTGGAAAACcataaaggtgaaaaaaacgCATGCAGGAAAAACAGTGCTGGATCTATGAGCAACAACATCAACTTGAACGTGTCTGACACGGACATTAATGGGAACAAGAACTCGAGCGAGAAGAGGAACTCCTACgataacaacaacaataacagcaataacaataacaacagtaacaacaataataataataacagtaATGGAAACAACGTAGACAACACGGTGGCGTACTTCAAGGAGAACTGCCTAAGCAATGAAAACGTCGTATACgatgaggagaagaaaattttcaaaacaaaggaaaactgtaatattaaaatatataggaGGAGTctagaaaaggagaaaatgctCAACTTTCCTCTCATCCATTTGGGTGAAAATGACGTTATAGttaaaaggataaaattataCTACCCCCTGaggaatgaaaatatatttacaaatatttcaaaaattattttcatgaCAAGTACGAATATCTGCTCATTGTATCTTAGTGATTCGTATCTCATTCATTATGATGACGTGAAAATTCAATCCTACCTTTCGAAGGGAGGCTTTGGAGTTGTTTACAAGGGCGTCCTTCTGAGGAAAGTAAAGAAGTGCGAGATGCTGTATGGCGCCAGTGGGAAGCACAGCAAGGCGCTACCAAACCAGGATGGCTTAAAGGGGCTAGGCGGAGTTAGCGGCCTTAACGGGGTTAGTGGTGAAGCTGCAGGGAAAacagaaaggagaagaagtacACATAGGCAGTTGAACGGGGAGGATAATGATGAATATGATCAGGATAACGATGAGGATGAGGAGGAATACGGACAGGAGCAACAATTGCAGGAGCAACAACTGCAGGAACATCAAGTGGAGGAACAACAGCTGGAAGAGCAGCGAAATGTGCTTCCCCCGGGGGCAGAGGACAACCACGTGGATGGACTAAATCAAGACGGTTCCAGCAACTACGCAGATAATAGCAATATACACGATGGTGCAGAATCGAAGGGTAATTCTGGCCATGGCAGTGGGCGAAATGGAAGCAGCACCCCCAAGGGAAGTTGCCCAAACAAGCAGTTCCctatgaagaagaagaaaagccACAACAGCGATAGTAGCAAGCTTAGCAGAAGCACCAAAAAGTTGTGCAACCTGCGAAACCAGTTGATTGAGAAAATATTCGACAGGTTCAACAATCCGGTAGATCCCAACGGTGGTAGCAATGGCATGAATGGTGAGCACCCCGTCGAGGGTGCAGATAGAGAACAGTTGGGCGAGGAACAAccggaggaggaagaggacgacgaagtggaggaagaaaaaaacaattgtGCCATTGAAAATATTCTAAAAAGTTGGGATGATAAGGAGAATgaagagaggaaaaagaaagcgaGCAACCATGAGGATTATAACGTGAATAAGGAAACTGAGGGattgttcctgaggaaggaCCAAAAATCGGGCAGTGGCAATGTGCCCCAAGGGGAAGGTGCGGAAGATGCTGAACTCGGAGCAGGTGTGGAGGACGCGGCCGAAAAGGTGGACCTGAAAAAGGGAGCCAATTGTATACACGTACAGGAAATaagaaagttaaaaaaaaaaatgcttaacTTTATTTATTCCAAAAAGATGAGTGATAAGATAATAATTGACAGAGATGAATTTTTTATCGAAGCAAagagaattttttataaattaaaaatgatgaataatACGGagttggagaaaaaataccATGAAGAAATAATTGCCTACTTGTTGCTAGACGTTTATCATAATAACGTGGCCTACAAGAATAGCCTCTCCTTCCTCTAcgttaaaggaaaaaatataataaccTACGGAATGAATAAGGAAAGCCTATACATATTTGACAATAAGAATATTTTCCACTACTACAGTGATAAGTGCATATTTAAAATTGTCTTTATCGATGAGCATAAGGAACTGAAGAAGTACCAAAGCCTGACCGTCTTCAATGTGCTAAACAATGAAAGGATGATGAAGAGCTCTTCCCTCCTCAAACACGAAATTAAtaagcataaaaatggacTGAATAAATTGGCCATCATTCCTTTTAGTAAGATGAATATGAGTCATCTTCTGAATGCGTTAATTTTTGGCTTTTTGAaattccttttcaatttgaGGAAGAAGTATCACAAGCAGCCGAATAATTGCTCGTGCGCTCCGCAAGGGGAGGACCTGCAGGGAAACACCAACGGAAACTGTTTGAACAAAATGGTCGAGACGGAACAAGGGAACCAGACGAACAGCCAAAATAATAACGCCTTCTTCTCCAACCTGAACTATACCAACTCGGATGCGTGTGGTGAAGGCGCTTTCAATTTTAATAAGGAAGATAGAGACGCCATGATCCTGCAGGAGAAAATTAACATGCTCGATGAGTTCCTCTGCTGCAATTATGAGGAAGTCAGCGCGGATTGTGCGGGagggaaaagcaaaatgatgAATGGTGGCACTGGGAACAATGAGAGGAGTGACGAGACGGAAAATAACAACGGAGCTGGCAGTGGGGGAACCGCCCATGGTAGTAGCGGACGCAGCAACAACGTACAGAGGGACGAGGCagacaaaatgggaagcacAAACAAGGCCAACATGCACCTGAGCAATAACGGTGCGGGAAGCAGCACCGTGCTGAACACCAACAATACGGATGAATCTAAAACGACCATGTTGATGAATGTGTCTAGGAATAAAAACGCTTTTAAGGAGTATGGCAATGAGAGGGAGTACAACTACGGCCCGAAGGTGAGCAACCTGGAAAAGGCGCAGCAGAGGCATCTGGAGGATGTATGCGCTGAAAATAGCGATAAGCAGGAGGa contains these protein-coding regions:
- a CDS encoding Protein kinase, whose translation is MFKGSSSRMSGHSFYGNPNEQDMSNHHPKGSNSVFCSNIISRQEFNRDFLRSRNVLEEQNMNGGSNGLSKVGSGNNGMVYVNSHGEFVHLDYSGHAAHRGIKGQIYSGHVNGHANGHINGHVNGHANGHANGHVGGHFNSQLSGHLSSQASGHFSRPSLSGSNVFKKVPHSQGEYIHADLFGDKTNIHHRASLGNNSPMINPRTNNCNVSANEIMNKRLFINNLIQIKEKLNNIKRERMDYEKEDEAKEVEESANYMVHLKSYEKIKNSYSLTNVNKVQEKIMNKMKAQEEKKKMSYNNFFEDCRGDVEYPNGRPIHTSQQKQQQQQQYAKFEKRKSVEQRDEESNYVFYDLKQYLGENHRQKKGYFPVNATYGAKQGERPNHRPCERVGDRIGEQLNEPLQGRKYDSHLDRKCNNLHDGHLEKFFIRKEDQETEQQQKQSKYEQFQKMERGVSGANDHMMMMMLEQESLQNAMQKHPGASKSLYTNNLKGLKVVDNGMCCLSPEEANLKGKKNIPTMMYLGGSVPSAGVAPIGGVPCGNVYDVPTSLYLSKGLRDEDNLKRMLNASTKKVLNYEEDYQLPSSERHDLYRSKKNGGGAGGLENGAGTQIGIASTPLRNENESYVGKSCSCANYGKKKGGVNAAVAGGNNSGDHLKKVVLKSEKSGKLHEQVKGNGDLRVENHKGEKNACRKNSAGSMSNNINLNVSDTDINGNKNSSEKRNSYDNNNNNSNNNNNSNNNNNNNSNGNNVDNTVAYFKENCLSNENVVYDEEKKIFKTKENCNIKIYRRSLEKEKMLNFPLIHLGENDVIVKRIKLYYPLRNENIFTNISKIIFMTSTNICSLYLSDSYLIHYDDVKIQSYLSKGGFGVVYKGVLLRKVKKCEMLYGASGKHSKALPNQDGLKGLGGVSGLNGVSGEAAGKTERRRSTHRQLNGEDNDEYDQDNDEDEEEYGQEQQLQEQQLQEHQVEEQQLEEQRNVLPPGAEDNHVDGLNQDGSSNYADNSNIHDGAESKGNSGHGSGRNGSSTPKGSCPNKQFPMKKKKSHNSDSSKLSRSTKKLCNLRNQLIEKIFDRFNNPVDPNGGSNGMNGEHPVEGADREQLGEEQPEEEEDDEVEEEKNNCAIENILKSWDDKENEERKKKASNHEDYNVNKETEGLFLRKDQKSGSGNVPQGEGAEDAELGAGVEDAAEKVDLKKGANCIHVQEIRKLKKKMLNFIYSKKMSDKIIIDRDEFFIEAKRIFYKLKMMNNTELEKKYHEEIIAYLLLDVYHNNVAYKNSLSFLYVKGKNIITYGMNKESLYIFDNKNIFHYYSDKCIFKIVFIDEHKELKKYQSLTVFNVLNNERMMKSSSLLKHEINKHKNGLNKLAIIPFSKMNMSHLLNALIFGFLKFLFNLRKKYHKQPNNCSCAPQGEDLQGNTNGNCLNKMVETEQGNQTNSQNNNAFFSNLNYTNSDACGEGAFNFNKEDRDAMILQEKINMLDEFLCCNYEEVSADCAGGKSKMMNGGTGNNERSDETENNNGAGSGGTAHGSSGRSNNVQRDEADKMGSTNKANMHLSNNGAGSSTVLNTNNTDESKTTMLMNVSRNKNAFKEYGNEREYNYGPKVSNLEKAQQRHLEDVCAENSDKQEDVEEGKEGESDDEERAFHSLSRAGRKEKCTGEKGLPEEKNAATIRATKGSRVRVDDKGVKNAKVTSLYVEGKNLMKMKTGSDGKGVKNMTNMTNVTGDVKEEAPEGRNTTNESAKGGEEETCEESEEVVQVKTPVAIKIHDLKDSKNLKNFLREIEIYKNIQRPNICTFYGICIRSNKLMLLLEYYPKGNLFNFLKNKNKIHKKQRLAWASEMCSIVHGFHTHNPPVINGDIKTSNVLIDNNMHLVMCDFGKARFKNSKLYSNFGSYRYMAPETFSCTSEVTEKIDIWSLACCIVEIFSSKYPYHNLSKNVKIRHELLVNKKTPHIPNFLPNSMKKCLQRCFSFTPEERPCAYEMYKCLKKIKVVE